The proteins below come from a single Natranaerobius trueperi genomic window:
- a CDS encoding PadR family transcriptional regulator yields the protein MKLIKKDYWKSLINMAVIKFLILRTLKTNPLHGYGILNEIKQFTEGCCTPTYGSVYPILKELCEEGYAEVKTSVVNNRERKVYYLTELGETAYYQAKEAWDDILPFLDRIIKEDSSL from the coding sequence ATGAAACTTATTAAAAAGGATTATTGGAAATCATTAATTAATATGGCTGTTATTAAGTTTCTGATTCTTAGAACTTTAAAAACAAACCCATTACATGGTTATGGTATATTAAATGAAATAAAACAGTTTACAGAAGGATGTTGTACACCGACTTATGGATCAGTTTATCCGATATTAAAAGAACTATGTGAAGAGGGTTATGCAGAAGTTAAAACTTCTGTTGTTAATAATAGAGAACGAAAAGTATATTATTTAACTGAATTAGGAGAAACAGCATACTATCAAGCAAAGGAAGCTTGGGATGATATATTACCTTTTCTTGATCGAATAATAAAAGAAGATTCTAGCTTATAA
- the pyrR gene encoding bifunctional pyr operon transcriptional regulator/uracil phosphoribosyltransferase PyrR gives MNVKEKAVIMDQDKIRRTLTRISHEIIEKNKGTSDLALIGIKTRGVPLAERLKESIEKIEGDKVPTANLDITLYRDDLSTVADQPVVNNNEIPFSIEDKKVILVDDVLYTGRTARAALDALVDIGRPKSIQLAVMVDRGHRELPIRADYIGKNLPTSKTEIVSVRIDEIDKEDKVVIEEILD, from the coding sequence TTGAATGTAAAAGAAAAAGCTGTAATAATGGATCAAGATAAGATAAGGCGAACTTTAACAAGGATTTCCCATGAAATTATTGAAAAAAACAAGGGGACTAGTGATCTAGCTTTAATCGGTATTAAAACGAGAGGTGTACCCCTCGCAGAGCGCTTAAAAGAATCAATTGAAAAAATTGAGGGAGACAAGGTGCCAACTGCTAACTTAGATATTACTCTTTACAGAGATGATCTTTCAACAGTAGCTGATCAACCTGTAGTTAATAACAATGAAATACCATTTTCAATAGAAGATAAGAAAGTAATTTTAGTAGATGATGTGTTATATACCGGAAGAACTGCAAGAGCGGCTTTAGATGCCCTTGTAGACATTGGACGCCCTAAAAGTATACAGTTAGCAGTAATGGTTGATCGGGGTCACCGTGAACTACCTATTAGAGCAGATTATATAGGTAAAAACTTACCTACCTCTAAGACCGAGATAGTATCAGTGAGAATTGATGAGATTGATAAAGAAGATAAGGTAGTCATAGAGGAAATTTTAGATTAA